The Synergistaceae bacterium genome includes a region encoding these proteins:
- a CDS encoding threonine synthase — protein sequence MPKPSVLRCVLCEKEFEPDNAPYTCDVCGLDGTLDVLYDYPATRKVLSRDTLKEDRLMSLWRYEAVLPVIEKDSVPSLNVGWTPLYRCDRLAATYGVKEVHVKDDGRNPTGSLKDRASAVGVAKALDFKQPIVACASTGNAASSLSGFSAVAGLKAFIFVPEQAPAAKITQLLVYGATVVLVKGDYADAFNLATAAINKYGWYNRNCAINPYLIEGKKTCAMEIAEQLNWDIPDRVFIAVGDGCCIGGLYKGFSDLKELGLVERLPKIVGIQAEGAKPIYDAFKNGAAKVTFSKADTLADSISVGSPRNWAKALRAVRNTSGDMITVTDEEILSAMPELARSAGVFGEPAGVTAFAGFRKAAQAGLLGRDERVAIIVTGNGLKDIANAQKSVGSPIVAEPDLADLERKIHA from the coding sequence ATGCCTAAACCCTCAGTTTTGAGGTGCGTGCTCTGCGAAAAGGAGTTCGAGCCGGACAACGCGCCCTACACCTGTGACGTTTGCGGATTGGATGGGACGTTGGACGTTCTCTACGATTACCCGGCGACCCGAAAAGTTCTTTCGCGGGATACGCTCAAGGAAGATCGCCTTATGTCCCTGTGGCGGTACGAAGCGGTGTTGCCCGTGATCGAAAAAGACTCGGTCCCTAGCCTGAACGTAGGTTGGACACCTCTTTACCGTTGCGACCGTTTGGCCGCGACCTACGGAGTGAAGGAAGTCCACGTCAAGGACGACGGACGCAACCCCACAGGTTCTCTGAAGGACAGGGCCAGCGCCGTGGGCGTCGCCAAGGCTCTAGATTTCAAGCAACCGATAGTGGCTTGCGCTTCCACCGGCAACGCCGCCAGCTCTTTGTCGGGATTTTCCGCCGTGGCGGGTCTGAAGGCCTTCATCTTCGTTCCAGAGCAAGCTCCCGCGGCGAAGATCACTCAGCTTCTGGTCTATGGGGCTACGGTGGTGCTGGTCAAGGGAGACTACGCGGACGCCTTTAACCTGGCGACCGCTGCCATCAACAAGTACGGATGGTACAACCGCAATTGCGCGATCAACCCTTACTTGATCGAGGGTAAAAAAACCTGCGCCATGGAAATCGCCGAGCAGTTGAACTGGGATATCCCTGACCGGGTATTCATTGCCGTCGGCGACGGGTGCTGTATCGGAGGACTCTACAAGGGCTTCAGCGACCTAAAAGAGCTAGGGCTGGTCGAGCGGCTGCCCAAAATCGTTGGTATCCAGGCCGAAGGAGCCAAACCCATTTACGACGCCTTCAAGAATGGCGCGGCGAAGGTGACTTTTTCCAAGGCCGACACTTTGGCCGATAGCATTTCAGTGGGGTCTCCCCGCAATTGGGCGAAAGCCCTTCGAGCCGTCCGCAACACCTCAGGCGATATGATCACGGTTACGGACGAGGAAATTCTGAGCGCTATGCCGGAACTGGCCCGAAGCGCGGGGGTTTTCGGCGAACCCGCGGGGGTGACGGCTTTCGCTGGATTTCGCAAAGCGGCTCAGGCTGGACTTCTGGGTAGAGATGAACGGGTCGCGATCATCGTCACAGGTAATGGCTTGAAGGATATCGCTAATGCCCAAAAGTCCGTAGGAAGCCCCATTGTCGCCGAACCCGACCTGGCCGACTTGGAACGCAAAATCCACGCTTGA
- a CDS encoding pyridoxal-phosphate dependent enzyme, giving the protein MIDLTMNEENLKHSVELAKKRNVLIPTFRQMKNPDAHTPAKIKEKLKQTGLWDVDPANLFRITWKNQPQKSGGLYGGVNAFEVPHEITGVRARIFALCGKWFPTGAHKVGASFGCLVPRLVTGQFDPTRHKAVWPSTGNYCRGGAYNAQLLGCESVAILPEGMSKERFEWLATVAGEIIATPGTESNVKEIYDKVAEIRATRSEAMIFNQFEEMGNHLWHYTITGSAMEELFNSVKGPKDRFAGAVVTSGSAGTTAAGDYLKEVFPHSKFGVGEALQCPTLIWNGFGDHRIEGIGDKHVPWVHNVKNTDLVFAIDDSICMAMIRFCNEPAGRAYLKSIGVKDEDLDKLPLMGISGAANVAMAVKMAKYYELTENDVIVTVFTDSMEMYGSRLAEMNEAQRVHGQGAYTETQAAVDHGRYVLGMGIDGMQELSYYDRKRIHNLKYYTWVEQQGKTSEELNAQWYDRDYWVNIHKMADAIDAKIDAFNRMTGLDA; this is encoded by the coding sequence ATGATTGATCTGACGATGAACGAAGAAAATCTGAAACATTCGGTGGAACTGGCGAAAAAACGCAACGTGCTGATTCCCACCTTCAGGCAAATGAAAAACCCCGACGCTCACACCCCGGCGAAGATCAAAGAAAAATTGAAACAAACGGGATTGTGGGATGTGGACCCGGCGAATTTATTCCGCATCACATGGAAGAATCAGCCCCAGAAGTCGGGAGGGCTTTACGGTGGGGTCAACGCCTTTGAGGTTCCTCATGAGATTACAGGAGTACGAGCGCGCATTTTCGCCCTTTGCGGCAAATGGTTTCCCACGGGAGCCCACAAGGTTGGAGCCAGCTTCGGCTGCCTGGTGCCGCGTTTGGTGACGGGGCAGTTCGATCCGACACGTCACAAGGCCGTGTGGCCGTCCACGGGTAACTATTGCCGTGGTGGTGCCTACAACGCGCAGCTTTTGGGCTGTGAGTCCGTGGCGATCCTTCCTGAGGGGATGAGCAAGGAGCGTTTCGAATGGCTGGCCACCGTGGCGGGAGAGATCATCGCCACGCCTGGTACGGAGAGCAACGTCAAGGAAATCTATGATAAGGTGGCGGAGATTCGGGCTACTCGTTCCGAGGCCATGATCTTCAACCAGTTCGAGGAAATGGGCAACCACCTGTGGCACTACACGATTACGGGCAGCGCTATGGAGGAGCTTTTCAACAGCGTGAAGGGACCGAAGGATCGTTTCGCGGGCGCTGTGGTCACCTCCGGCTCCGCAGGGACCACGGCCGCGGGAGATTATCTGAAAGAGGTTTTTCCCCATTCGAAGTTCGGGGTAGGGGAGGCCCTTCAGTGTCCAACCCTGATCTGGAACGGCTTTGGGGATCATCGCATCGAGGGGATCGGCGACAAACACGTGCCCTGGGTTCATAACGTCAAGAACACCGACTTGGTCTTCGCCATTGACGACAGCATTTGCATGGCGATGATCCGGTTCTGCAACGAGCCGGCGGGGAGAGCCTACCTGAAGAGCATCGGCGTGAAGGACGAGGACCTGGATAAGCTGCCCTTGATGGGAATTTCCGGGGCGGCCAACGTGGCGATGGCGGTCAAAATGGCGAAATACTACGAGCTCACCGAAAACGACGTCATCGTGACGGTGTTCACGGATTCTATGGAAATGTACGGCTCCCGCCTGGCGGAGATGAACGAGGCACAGAGGGTCCATGGCCAGGGTGCCTACACGGAGACGCAAGCGGCGGTGGACCACGGCCGCTATGTCCTGGGCATGGGCATCGATGGAATGCAGGAGCTTTCGTACTACGACCGCAAGCGCATCCACAACCTGAAGTACTACACGTGGGTGGAACAGCAGGGCAAGACTTCCGAAGAGTTGAACGCCCAGTGGTATGACCGCGACTATTGGGTGAATATCCACAAGATGGCTGACGCCATTGACGCCAAAATCGACGCTTTCAACCGCATGACGGGTTTGGACGCTTGA
- a CDS encoding methyl-accepting chemotaxis protein has product MLVVQWFKNFRTATKALILVFTMIFLLLVVAFTGYSTNKKIIGTMNSMFIDYVRPAISMGEIKSMAIQNRRLILNMAVINDREQSEGYEKLVVENRKEIADLIERHSGTKTSPEEKKLLDNLQRAGSQLTLKQNEALVAGKLPLTEMPENFLSRLVNNGDIALAEEEYIAIIEKIVDILIDSCEQKNVAANKEGARGTIAVIIASIVATAVGLCMGLYISRAITGPIKKIQDSVNHFAEGNLTHKFPTVGKDELAVMGRGLQNMADNLSRIIGSVQEASNDITSTAQEFSSLAEETNATVEEFRAGVEEMSANLNLLASRGEEVNASVEEVATGAQTTAEKGTAIAGRVDNAMQAGDNGMSSVRRAAEGIEMVAQNASATAKSVQELGKRTRQIQDFVSQIGGIADQTNLLALNAAIEAARAGEAGRGFAVVAEEVRKLAEESNVAAKSIAELASTITGDLDTVVHMSLENAKESDGAKDLSKETEQIIESMLKYLKEISAATQDLAAVSEEQAASSEEIASAVQDISTKVQSTAEAGGKVQIGIADVASSAERIALGSEELTRLADEMNALMEFFKTEASDDVDQKKAVKALPAREKSVSSLNRKGSRFPK; this is encoded by the coding sequence ATGTTGGTTGTGCAATGGTTTAAAAATTTCAGAACAGCTACAAAAGCTCTGATACTTGTTTTTACTATGATTTTTCTTTTGTTAGTCGTAGCTTTTACGGGGTATTCAACAAACAAGAAAATTATCGGCACCATGAATTCCATGTTCATCGACTACGTCCGTCCGGCCATTTCCATGGGCGAGATAAAATCCATGGCTATCCAGAATAGGCGCTTGATCTTGAACATGGCAGTCATAAACGACAGGGAACAGTCTGAGGGTTACGAAAAACTCGTCGTGGAGAACAGAAAAGAGATCGCCGATCTCATAGAACGACACAGCGGCACGAAGACATCTCCGGAGGAGAAAAAATTACTCGATAATTTGCAGCGTGCAGGCTCCCAGCTCACACTAAAGCAAAACGAAGCTTTGGTCGCGGGAAAACTTCCTCTGACGGAAATGCCGGAGAATTTTCTTTCGCGTTTGGTAAATAACGGTGACATCGCTTTAGCCGAGGAGGAATATATCGCTATCATCGAAAAGATCGTTGACATTCTCATCGATAGCTGTGAACAAAAGAATGTTGCCGCCAATAAAGAGGGCGCAAGAGGAACCATAGCAGTGATTATCGCCTCGATTGTGGCGACGGCCGTCGGGCTTTGCATGGGTCTCTACATTTCCCGCGCTATAACCGGTCCCATCAAAAAAATTCAGGACAGTGTCAATCACTTCGCCGAAGGAAATCTCACCCATAAATTTCCCACAGTCGGTAAAGACGAACTCGCCGTCATGGGGCGCGGGCTGCAAAATATGGCGGATAATTTAAGCCGCATTATCGGGTCCGTCCAGGAAGCAAGTAACGACATCACCAGCACGGCTCAGGAATTTTCTTCCCTTGCGGAGGAAACAAACGCAACCGTCGAGGAATTTCGCGCTGGTGTGGAAGAAATGAGCGCCAATCTCAATCTCCTGGCCTCTAGGGGAGAGGAAGTCAATGCTTCTGTCGAGGAGGTCGCTACAGGAGCGCAGACCACTGCGGAGAAGGGAACGGCCATCGCGGGCAGAGTCGACAACGCGATGCAGGCTGGTGACAATGGAATGTCCTCGGTTCGTCGCGCCGCCGAGGGGATAGAGATGGTAGCCCAAAACGCCTCGGCGACGGCAAAGTCTGTCCAGGAACTGGGCAAAAGAACTCGTCAGATACAAGATTTTGTTTCTCAGATAGGCGGCATAGCGGACCAGACAAACCTCTTGGCGCTCAACGCGGCTATCGAGGCCGCGCGGGCGGGAGAAGCGGGGCGTGGATTCGCCGTTGTGGCGGAAGAGGTCCGCAAACTCGCGGAGGAGAGCAACGTGGCCGCGAAGAGTATCGCGGAGTTAGCTTCTACTATAACTGGAGACCTGGACACGGTGGTCCATATGTCCCTGGAGAATGCTAAAGAATCCGATGGCGCGAAGGACCTCTCCAAGGAGACGGAACAGATCATAGAGTCCATGTTGAAGTATTTGAAGGAGATTTCCGCCGCGACCCAGGATCTGGCAGCGGTTTCGGAGGAACAGGCGGCATCCAGCGAAGAGATCGCCTCGGCTGTGCAGGACATCTCCACAAAGGTACAATCCACCGCAGAGGCTGGCGGGAAGGTCCAGATCGGCATCGCGGATGTCGCCTCTTCCGCGGAGCGCATAGCCCTTGGTTCGGAGGAATTGACCCGTCTGGCGGACGAGATGAATGCGCTCATGGAATTTTTCAAAACGGAAGCTTCCGATGACGTAGACCAGAAAAAAGCGGTGAAGGCGCTTCCCGCAAGGGAAAAATCAGTAAGTTCGCTAAATCGTAAAGGATCTCGCTTTCCAAAGTAG